In Bombus huntii isolate Logan2020A chromosome 3, iyBomHunt1.1, whole genome shotgun sequence, a single genomic region encodes these proteins:
- the LOC126863470 gene encoding interference hedgehog-like isoform X1: MRPVLFLYAVITVLLHVLASLAHGQKQELGMIFTKHPQPLAAPIGDDVNFECNLNLGAERFSWRHRPLGSDRWLQVFHVSSNGGKTSRHVVNFDNESKAGDYRCIAFYGSSGLASDPARLTLATLEKFTDKSEVIINVPAGNTVPITCPVPYSAPEAIVEFYKDNNPVKNVNVVGSKTMVIENAKVSDSGSYHCTAENYITTQSYRSNHKTILNVNTNTSLRAPYFVKQPQTEYKVLRGKNVTLECFAAGYPIPSVTWTRLGSSLPLNSIKTAMGLTIINVQSADRGEYDCIWSSHGASIKSVIILKVMEAPKVIKPPKAATFSEGGELDLSCTVTGEPQPKFEWLINGESLTPGGNVEIEGSSLSISEVEKKHAGIVQCVASNEYGSHSGCNLLRVNPKQHIGTTEAKQDYGISNSRHKHTRGGGRRRSKEGKRKGTAVLVPPNLPNVTRLSDVSVMVRWSVPENTGLPIQFFKVQYRELGQKMNGRQAKWMTANSEIPNHVRSFEVTDLQPNHTYRFRIAAVYSNNDNKLSPNSVRFHLNKDGGIESNRMPIPLLTNTEALSPHEVLLIWQNSDNSANIDGFYVYHRASTTVSDYIKTTVEGKDSFNITISHLQPDTTYEFKVQSFSVDAASEFSKILRQKTKRAINTNEHANHDNKNDHGSNLTLDSRVRPADDKNVNMYAIIGGVLGGSTLLGSLIAVAVIYKRTKHKQSRESSQSEGKPITNGRVMNGGVTDSKINITSNPLAGLDTSEDIIQPKTGQQSPMEMASFLNGQNNSNNNHNNSDTAGTDQ, from the exons ATGCGACCTGTGCTTTTTCTATATGCCGTTATCACGGTCCTACTTCATGTCCTAGCCAGCCTTGCACATG GACAGAAGCAAGAACTAGGCATGATCTTCACTAAACATCCGCAACCTCTGGCCGCGCCAATAGGGGATGATGTGAATTTTGAATGCAATTTGAATCTCGGAGCAGAACGTTTCTCCTGGCGCCATAGACCATTAGGTTCGGATAGGTGGTTGCAGGTTTTCCACGTGTCTAGTAACGGTGGAAAAACGTCCAGGCACGTAGTGAACTTTGACAATGAATCCAAAGCCGGAGATTACCGTTGTATAGCATTTTatg GTTCGAGTGGTTTAGCTTCTGACCCGGCAAGATTGACGCTTGCTACGCTAGAGAAGTTTACCGATAAGAGCGAAGTCATTATAAACGTTCCAGCAGGGAATACCGTGCCTATCACTTGTCCTGTGCCTTACTCAGCCCCAGAGGCGATAGTTGAGTTCTACAAAGATAATAATCCTGTAAAAAATGTTAACGTAGTCGGTAGCAAGACCATGGTCATTGAAAATGCTAAAGTATCGGACAGTGGATCTTATCACTGCACTGCTGAAAATTACATAACTACTCAGTCATATCGGAGTAACCATAAGACGATCCTAAACGTAAACACAAATACCAGTCTTCGAGCACCATACTTTGTTAAACAACCACAAACGGAGTACAAGGTTTTGAGGGGTAAAAACGTAACTTTGGAATGCTTTGCCGCTGGTTACCCAATCCCTTCTGTCACTTGGACTAGATTAGGTAGTTCGTTACCACTGAACTCCATTAAAACTGCGATGGGCCTAACGATAATTAACGTTCAATCAGCGGACAGGGGAGAATATGATTGTATATGGAGTAGTCATGGAGCAAGCATCAAGTCTGTGATCATACTAAAAGTTATGGAAGCTCCAAAGGTGATTAAGCCACCGAAGGCAGCAACGTTCTCCGAAGGTGGAGAATTGGACCTCTCTTGCACGGTAACGGGCGAACCACAACCGAAATTTGAGTGGCTAATTAATGGGGAATCTTTGACGCCTGGTGGTAATGTGGAGATCGAAGGTTCGAGTCTTTCTATCTCCGAGGTTGAAAAAAAGCACGCTGGAATTGTCCAGTGTGTCGCGAGTAACGAATATGGGTCTCATTCTGGTTGCAATCTGCTAAGAGTGAACCCTAAGCAACATATTGGGACGACTGAAGCCAAACAGGATTATGGAATCTCTAATTCAAGACACAAACATACAAGgggaggaggaagaagaaggagtAAGGAAGGGAAGCGTAAAGGCACTG cTGTGCTAGTACCACCGAATCTACCGAATGTCACCAGACTCTCAGACGTGTCCGTGATGGTTAGGTGGTCTGTACCTGAGAACACAGGACTGCCGATTCAATTCTTCAAAGTTCAATATCGCGAACTTGGACAGAAGATGAATGGCAGACAAGCAAAATGGATGACCGCGAACTCGGAGATACCAAATCACGTGCGGTCGTTCGAAGTAACCGATTTACAGCCTAATCATACTTATCGGTTTCGAATTGCCGCAGTTTATTCGAACAATGATAATAAACTTAGTCCAAACTCTGTACGTTTTCATCTGAATAAAGATGGCGGAATCGAAAGCAATAGGATGCCAATACCTTTGTTAACGAACACCGAGGCTTTAAGTCCACACGAGGTATTACTCATTTGGCAGAATTCGGATAATTCGGCGAACATCGATGGTTTCTATGTGTATCACCGAGCTTCTACCACAGTTAGCGATTATATAAAAACTACGGTTGAAGGAAAAGACTCTTTCAACATAACTATTTCCCATTTGCAACCGGATACAACGTATGAGTTTAAAGTTCAGAGTTTTTCCGTAGACGCAGCTTCGGAATTTTCTAAGATCCTTCGACAAAAGACGAAAAGAGCTATAAATACGAACGAACATGCTAATcatgataataaaaatgatcatGGCAGCAATTTAACATTGGATAGCCGAGTAAGGCCTGCAGATGATAAAAACGTAAATATGTATGCCATAATTGGCGGAGTTCTCGGAGGATCGACTCTGTTGGGCAGCTTGATTGCAGTCGCAGTAATATATAAGAGGACGAAGCACAAACAAAGCCGGGAATCATCGCAAAGCGAAg gaaAACCGATAACAAACGGAAGAGTAATGAATGGCGGAGTAACTGACTCGAAAATAAACATAACATCAAATCCACTTGCTGGTCTCGATACATCTGAAGATATAATACAGCCTAAG ACCGGGCAACAGTCGCCGATGGAAATGGCATCGTTTCTTAACGGACaaaacaacagcaacaacaaccaTAACAACAGTGACACAGCTGGGACTGACCAGTGA
- the LOC126863470 gene encoding interference hedgehog-like isoform X4, with protein sequence MRPVLFLYAVITVLLHVLASLAHGQKQELGMIFTKHPQPLAAPIGDDVNFECNLNLGAERFSWRHRPLGSDRWLQVFHVSSNGGKTSRHVVNFDNESKAGDYRCIAFYGSSGLASDPARLTLATLEKFTDKSEVIINVPAGNTVPITCPVPYSAPEAIVEFYKDNNPVKNVNVVGSKTMVIENAKVSDSGSYHCTAENYITTQSYRSNHKTILNVNTNTSLRAPYFVKQPQTEYKVLRGKNVTLECFAAGYPIPSVTWTRLGSSLPLNSIKTAMGLTIINVQSADRGEYDCIWSSHGASIKSVIILKVMEAPKVIKPPKAATFSEGGELDLSCTVTGEPQPKFEWLINGESLTPGGNVEIEGSSLSISEVEKKHAGIVQCVASNEYGSHSGCNLLRVNPKQHIGTTEAKQDYGISNSRHKHTRGGGRRRSKEGKRKGTAVLVPPNLPNVTRLSDVSVMVRWSVPENTGLPIQFFKVQYRELGQKMNGRQAKWMTANSEIPNHVRSFEVTDLQPNHTYRFRIAAVYSNNDNKLSPNSVRFHLNKDGGIESNRMPIPLLTNTEALSPHEVLLIWQNSDNSANIDGFYVYHRASTTVSDYIKTTVEGKDSFNITISHLQPDTTYEFKVQSFSVDAASEFSKILRQKTKRAINTNEHANHDNKNDHGSNLTLDSRVRPADDKNVNMYAIIGGVLGGSTLLGSLIAVAVIYKRTKHKQSRESSQSEGKPITNGRVMNGGVTDSKINITSNPLAGLDTSEDIIQPKTIRY encoded by the exons ATGCGACCTGTGCTTTTTCTATATGCCGTTATCACGGTCCTACTTCATGTCCTAGCCAGCCTTGCACATG GACAGAAGCAAGAACTAGGCATGATCTTCACTAAACATCCGCAACCTCTGGCCGCGCCAATAGGGGATGATGTGAATTTTGAATGCAATTTGAATCTCGGAGCAGAACGTTTCTCCTGGCGCCATAGACCATTAGGTTCGGATAGGTGGTTGCAGGTTTTCCACGTGTCTAGTAACGGTGGAAAAACGTCCAGGCACGTAGTGAACTTTGACAATGAATCCAAAGCCGGAGATTACCGTTGTATAGCATTTTatg GTTCGAGTGGTTTAGCTTCTGACCCGGCAAGATTGACGCTTGCTACGCTAGAGAAGTTTACCGATAAGAGCGAAGTCATTATAAACGTTCCAGCAGGGAATACCGTGCCTATCACTTGTCCTGTGCCTTACTCAGCCCCAGAGGCGATAGTTGAGTTCTACAAAGATAATAATCCTGTAAAAAATGTTAACGTAGTCGGTAGCAAGACCATGGTCATTGAAAATGCTAAAGTATCGGACAGTGGATCTTATCACTGCACTGCTGAAAATTACATAACTACTCAGTCATATCGGAGTAACCATAAGACGATCCTAAACGTAAACACAAATACCAGTCTTCGAGCACCATACTTTGTTAAACAACCACAAACGGAGTACAAGGTTTTGAGGGGTAAAAACGTAACTTTGGAATGCTTTGCCGCTGGTTACCCAATCCCTTCTGTCACTTGGACTAGATTAGGTAGTTCGTTACCACTGAACTCCATTAAAACTGCGATGGGCCTAACGATAATTAACGTTCAATCAGCGGACAGGGGAGAATATGATTGTATATGGAGTAGTCATGGAGCAAGCATCAAGTCTGTGATCATACTAAAAGTTATGGAAGCTCCAAAGGTGATTAAGCCACCGAAGGCAGCAACGTTCTCCGAAGGTGGAGAATTGGACCTCTCTTGCACGGTAACGGGCGAACCACAACCGAAATTTGAGTGGCTAATTAATGGGGAATCTTTGACGCCTGGTGGTAATGTGGAGATCGAAGGTTCGAGTCTTTCTATCTCCGAGGTTGAAAAAAAGCACGCTGGAATTGTCCAGTGTGTCGCGAGTAACGAATATGGGTCTCATTCTGGTTGCAATCTGCTAAGAGTGAACCCTAAGCAACATATTGGGACGACTGAAGCCAAACAGGATTATGGAATCTCTAATTCAAGACACAAACATACAAGgggaggaggaagaagaaggagtAAGGAAGGGAAGCGTAAAGGCACTG cTGTGCTAGTACCACCGAATCTACCGAATGTCACCAGACTCTCAGACGTGTCCGTGATGGTTAGGTGGTCTGTACCTGAGAACACAGGACTGCCGATTCAATTCTTCAAAGTTCAATATCGCGAACTTGGACAGAAGATGAATGGCAGACAAGCAAAATGGATGACCGCGAACTCGGAGATACCAAATCACGTGCGGTCGTTCGAAGTAACCGATTTACAGCCTAATCATACTTATCGGTTTCGAATTGCCGCAGTTTATTCGAACAATGATAATAAACTTAGTCCAAACTCTGTACGTTTTCATCTGAATAAAGATGGCGGAATCGAAAGCAATAGGATGCCAATACCTTTGTTAACGAACACCGAGGCTTTAAGTCCACACGAGGTATTACTCATTTGGCAGAATTCGGATAATTCGGCGAACATCGATGGTTTCTATGTGTATCACCGAGCTTCTACCACAGTTAGCGATTATATAAAAACTACGGTTGAAGGAAAAGACTCTTTCAACATAACTATTTCCCATTTGCAACCGGATACAACGTATGAGTTTAAAGTTCAGAGTTTTTCCGTAGACGCAGCTTCGGAATTTTCTAAGATCCTTCGACAAAAGACGAAAAGAGCTATAAATACGAACGAACATGCTAATcatgataataaaaatgatcatGGCAGCAATTTAACATTGGATAGCCGAGTAAGGCCTGCAGATGATAAAAACGTAAATATGTATGCCATAATTGGCGGAGTTCTCGGAGGATCGACTCTGTTGGGCAGCTTGATTGCAGTCGCAGTAATATATAAGAGGACGAAGCACAAACAAAGCCGGGAATCATCGCAAAGCGAAg gaaAACCGATAACAAACGGAAGAGTAATGAATGGCGGAGTAACTGACTCGAAAATAAACATAACATCAAATCCACTTGCTGGTCTCGATACATCTGAAGATATAATACAGCCTAAG ACTATTCGATATTAA
- the LOC126863470 gene encoding interference hedgehog-like isoform X3 — protein MRPVLFLYAVITVLLHVLASLAHGQKQELGMIFTKHPQPLAAPIGDDVNFECNLNLGAERFSWRHRPLGSDRWLQVFHVSSNGGKTSRHVVNFDNESKAGDYRCIAFYGSSGLASDPARLTLATLEKFTDKSEVIINVPAGNTVPITCPVPYSAPEAIVEFYKDNNPVKNVNVVGSKTMVIENAKVSDSGSYHCTAENYITTQSYRSNHKTILNVNTNTSLRAPYFVKQPQTEYKVLRGKNVTLECFAAGYPIPSVTWTRLGSSLPLNSIKTAMGLTIINVQSADRGEYDCIWSSHGASIKSVIILKVMEAPKVIKPPKAATFSEGGELDLSCTVTGEPQPKFEWLINGESLTPGGNVEIEGSSLSISEVEKKHAGIVQCVASNEYGSHSGCNLLRVNPKQHIGTTEAKQDYGISNSRHKHTRGGGRRRSKEGKRKGTAVLVPPNLPNVTRLSDVSVMVRWSVPENTGLPIQFFKVQYRELGQKMNGRQAKWMTANSEIPNHVRSFEVTDLQPNHTYRFRIAAVYSNNDNKLSPNSVRFHLNKDGGIESNRMPIPLLTNTEALSPHEVLLIWQNSDNSANIDGFYVYHRASTTVSDYIKTTVEGKDSFNITISHLQPDTTYEFKVQSFSVDAASEFSKILRQKTKRAINTNEHANHDNKNDHGSNLTLDSRVRPADDKNVNMYAIIGGVLGGSTLLGSLIAVAVIYKRTKHKQSRESSQSEGKPITNGRVMNGGVTDSKINITSNPLAGLDTSEDIIQPKVGIYRATVADGNGIVS, from the exons ATGCGACCTGTGCTTTTTCTATATGCCGTTATCACGGTCCTACTTCATGTCCTAGCCAGCCTTGCACATG GACAGAAGCAAGAACTAGGCATGATCTTCACTAAACATCCGCAACCTCTGGCCGCGCCAATAGGGGATGATGTGAATTTTGAATGCAATTTGAATCTCGGAGCAGAACGTTTCTCCTGGCGCCATAGACCATTAGGTTCGGATAGGTGGTTGCAGGTTTTCCACGTGTCTAGTAACGGTGGAAAAACGTCCAGGCACGTAGTGAACTTTGACAATGAATCCAAAGCCGGAGATTACCGTTGTATAGCATTTTatg GTTCGAGTGGTTTAGCTTCTGACCCGGCAAGATTGACGCTTGCTACGCTAGAGAAGTTTACCGATAAGAGCGAAGTCATTATAAACGTTCCAGCAGGGAATACCGTGCCTATCACTTGTCCTGTGCCTTACTCAGCCCCAGAGGCGATAGTTGAGTTCTACAAAGATAATAATCCTGTAAAAAATGTTAACGTAGTCGGTAGCAAGACCATGGTCATTGAAAATGCTAAAGTATCGGACAGTGGATCTTATCACTGCACTGCTGAAAATTACATAACTACTCAGTCATATCGGAGTAACCATAAGACGATCCTAAACGTAAACACAAATACCAGTCTTCGAGCACCATACTTTGTTAAACAACCACAAACGGAGTACAAGGTTTTGAGGGGTAAAAACGTAACTTTGGAATGCTTTGCCGCTGGTTACCCAATCCCTTCTGTCACTTGGACTAGATTAGGTAGTTCGTTACCACTGAACTCCATTAAAACTGCGATGGGCCTAACGATAATTAACGTTCAATCAGCGGACAGGGGAGAATATGATTGTATATGGAGTAGTCATGGAGCAAGCATCAAGTCTGTGATCATACTAAAAGTTATGGAAGCTCCAAAGGTGATTAAGCCACCGAAGGCAGCAACGTTCTCCGAAGGTGGAGAATTGGACCTCTCTTGCACGGTAACGGGCGAACCACAACCGAAATTTGAGTGGCTAATTAATGGGGAATCTTTGACGCCTGGTGGTAATGTGGAGATCGAAGGTTCGAGTCTTTCTATCTCCGAGGTTGAAAAAAAGCACGCTGGAATTGTCCAGTGTGTCGCGAGTAACGAATATGGGTCTCATTCTGGTTGCAATCTGCTAAGAGTGAACCCTAAGCAACATATTGGGACGACTGAAGCCAAACAGGATTATGGAATCTCTAATTCAAGACACAAACATACAAGgggaggaggaagaagaaggagtAAGGAAGGGAAGCGTAAAGGCACTG cTGTGCTAGTACCACCGAATCTACCGAATGTCACCAGACTCTCAGACGTGTCCGTGATGGTTAGGTGGTCTGTACCTGAGAACACAGGACTGCCGATTCAATTCTTCAAAGTTCAATATCGCGAACTTGGACAGAAGATGAATGGCAGACAAGCAAAATGGATGACCGCGAACTCGGAGATACCAAATCACGTGCGGTCGTTCGAAGTAACCGATTTACAGCCTAATCATACTTATCGGTTTCGAATTGCCGCAGTTTATTCGAACAATGATAATAAACTTAGTCCAAACTCTGTACGTTTTCATCTGAATAAAGATGGCGGAATCGAAAGCAATAGGATGCCAATACCTTTGTTAACGAACACCGAGGCTTTAAGTCCACACGAGGTATTACTCATTTGGCAGAATTCGGATAATTCGGCGAACATCGATGGTTTCTATGTGTATCACCGAGCTTCTACCACAGTTAGCGATTATATAAAAACTACGGTTGAAGGAAAAGACTCTTTCAACATAACTATTTCCCATTTGCAACCGGATACAACGTATGAGTTTAAAGTTCAGAGTTTTTCCGTAGACGCAGCTTCGGAATTTTCTAAGATCCTTCGACAAAAGACGAAAAGAGCTATAAATACGAACGAACATGCTAATcatgataataaaaatgatcatGGCAGCAATTTAACATTGGATAGCCGAGTAAGGCCTGCAGATGATAAAAACGTAAATATGTATGCCATAATTGGCGGAGTTCTCGGAGGATCGACTCTGTTGGGCAGCTTGATTGCAGTCGCAGTAATATATAAGAGGACGAAGCACAAACAAAGCCGGGAATCATCGCAAAGCGAAg gaaAACCGATAACAAACGGAAGAGTAATGAATGGCGGAGTAACTGACTCGAAAATAAACATAACATCAAATCCACTTGCTGGTCTCGATACATCTGAAGATATAATACAGCCTAAGGTCGGTATTT ACCGGGCAACAGTCGCCGATGGAAATGGCATCGTTTCTTAA
- the LOC126863470 gene encoding interference hedgehog-like isoform X2: protein MRPVLFLYAVITVLLHVLASLAHGQKQELGMIFTKHPQPLAAPIGDDVNFECNLNLGAERFSWRHRPLGSDRWLQVFHVSSNGGKTSRHVVNFDNESKAGDYRCIAFYGSSGLASDPARLTLATLEKFTDKSEVIINVPAGNTVPITCPVPYSAPEAIVEFYKDNNPVKNVNVVGSKTMVIENAKVSDSGSYHCTAENYITTQSYRSNHKTILNVNTNTSLRAPYFVKQPQTEYKVLRGKNVTLECFAAGYPIPSVTWTRLGSSLPLNSIKTAMGLTIINVQSADRGEYDCIWSSHGASIKSVIILKVMEAPKVIKPPKAATFSEGGELDLSCTVTGEPQPKFEWLINGESLTPGGNVEIEGSSLSISEVEKKHAGIVQCVASNEYGSHSGCNLLRVNPKQHIGTTEAKQDYGISNSRHKHTRGGGRRRSKEGKRKGTAVLVPPNLPNVTRLSDVSVMVRWSVPENTGLPIQFFKVQYRELGQKMNGRQAKWMTANSEIPNHVRSFEVTDLQPNHTYRFRIAAVYSNNDNKLSPNSVRFHLNKDGGIESNRMPIPLLTNTEALSPHEVLLIWQNSDNSANIDGFYVYHRASTTVSDYIKTTVEGKDSFNITISHLQPDTTYEFKVQSFSVDAASEFSKILRQKTKRAINTNEHANHDNKNDHGSNLTLDSRVRPADDKNVNMYAIIGGVLGGSTLLGSLIAVAVIYKRTKHKQSRESSQSEGKPITNGRVMNGGVTDSKINITSNPLAGLDTSEDIIQPKVGIYYSILRRLVFSSFSNWSRAVL, encoded by the exons ATGCGACCTGTGCTTTTTCTATATGCCGTTATCACGGTCCTACTTCATGTCCTAGCCAGCCTTGCACATG GACAGAAGCAAGAACTAGGCATGATCTTCACTAAACATCCGCAACCTCTGGCCGCGCCAATAGGGGATGATGTGAATTTTGAATGCAATTTGAATCTCGGAGCAGAACGTTTCTCCTGGCGCCATAGACCATTAGGTTCGGATAGGTGGTTGCAGGTTTTCCACGTGTCTAGTAACGGTGGAAAAACGTCCAGGCACGTAGTGAACTTTGACAATGAATCCAAAGCCGGAGATTACCGTTGTATAGCATTTTatg GTTCGAGTGGTTTAGCTTCTGACCCGGCAAGATTGACGCTTGCTACGCTAGAGAAGTTTACCGATAAGAGCGAAGTCATTATAAACGTTCCAGCAGGGAATACCGTGCCTATCACTTGTCCTGTGCCTTACTCAGCCCCAGAGGCGATAGTTGAGTTCTACAAAGATAATAATCCTGTAAAAAATGTTAACGTAGTCGGTAGCAAGACCATGGTCATTGAAAATGCTAAAGTATCGGACAGTGGATCTTATCACTGCACTGCTGAAAATTACATAACTACTCAGTCATATCGGAGTAACCATAAGACGATCCTAAACGTAAACACAAATACCAGTCTTCGAGCACCATACTTTGTTAAACAACCACAAACGGAGTACAAGGTTTTGAGGGGTAAAAACGTAACTTTGGAATGCTTTGCCGCTGGTTACCCAATCCCTTCTGTCACTTGGACTAGATTAGGTAGTTCGTTACCACTGAACTCCATTAAAACTGCGATGGGCCTAACGATAATTAACGTTCAATCAGCGGACAGGGGAGAATATGATTGTATATGGAGTAGTCATGGAGCAAGCATCAAGTCTGTGATCATACTAAAAGTTATGGAAGCTCCAAAGGTGATTAAGCCACCGAAGGCAGCAACGTTCTCCGAAGGTGGAGAATTGGACCTCTCTTGCACGGTAACGGGCGAACCACAACCGAAATTTGAGTGGCTAATTAATGGGGAATCTTTGACGCCTGGTGGTAATGTGGAGATCGAAGGTTCGAGTCTTTCTATCTCCGAGGTTGAAAAAAAGCACGCTGGAATTGTCCAGTGTGTCGCGAGTAACGAATATGGGTCTCATTCTGGTTGCAATCTGCTAAGAGTGAACCCTAAGCAACATATTGGGACGACTGAAGCCAAACAGGATTATGGAATCTCTAATTCAAGACACAAACATACAAGgggaggaggaagaagaaggagtAAGGAAGGGAAGCGTAAAGGCACTG cTGTGCTAGTACCACCGAATCTACCGAATGTCACCAGACTCTCAGACGTGTCCGTGATGGTTAGGTGGTCTGTACCTGAGAACACAGGACTGCCGATTCAATTCTTCAAAGTTCAATATCGCGAACTTGGACAGAAGATGAATGGCAGACAAGCAAAATGGATGACCGCGAACTCGGAGATACCAAATCACGTGCGGTCGTTCGAAGTAACCGATTTACAGCCTAATCATACTTATCGGTTTCGAATTGCCGCAGTTTATTCGAACAATGATAATAAACTTAGTCCAAACTCTGTACGTTTTCATCTGAATAAAGATGGCGGAATCGAAAGCAATAGGATGCCAATACCTTTGTTAACGAACACCGAGGCTTTAAGTCCACACGAGGTATTACTCATTTGGCAGAATTCGGATAATTCGGCGAACATCGATGGTTTCTATGTGTATCACCGAGCTTCTACCACAGTTAGCGATTATATAAAAACTACGGTTGAAGGAAAAGACTCTTTCAACATAACTATTTCCCATTTGCAACCGGATACAACGTATGAGTTTAAAGTTCAGAGTTTTTCCGTAGACGCAGCTTCGGAATTTTCTAAGATCCTTCGACAAAAGACGAAAAGAGCTATAAATACGAACGAACATGCTAATcatgataataaaaatgatcatGGCAGCAATTTAACATTGGATAGCCGAGTAAGGCCTGCAGATGATAAAAACGTAAATATGTATGCCATAATTGGCGGAGTTCTCGGAGGATCGACTCTGTTGGGCAGCTTGATTGCAGTCGCAGTAATATATAAGAGGACGAAGCACAAACAAAGCCGGGAATCATCGCAAAGCGAAg gaaAACCGATAACAAACGGAAGAGTAATGAATGGCGGAGTAACTGACTCGAAAATAAACATAACATCAAATCCACTTGCTGGTCTCGATACATCTGAAGATATAATACAGCCTAAGGTCGGTATTT ACTATTCGATATTAAGAAGACTAGTCTTTTCTAGCTTTAGCAATTGGTCGCGTGCTGTTCTTTAA
- the LOC126863509 gene encoding uncharacterized protein LOC126863509 translates to MDTNVSMTVESAIEMFTSIMCSLNEIGKQTFLSFIADNWKPQNVKIESLSKNAYGMAGDCHNKHSSQEEKLNTIKDIVLNIRNKVPTSGIFPSEEIVSPTIGQNSDCDPCSTKHVDAFLYDEKEVDELIESGELNTLYCADCGSSNMKQYNIISHSLSVAAILYIFHSVLPSLSEKVVLDIGSRLGAVLYGAYTFTSAKKIIGVEMNKELCSLQNDIVNKYKMNDRIEIVNRRIEECPEIIQKSNIIIIHNPFEFYVSHSVHRDIWAFLKATIQSGTILVTKPSIETTFKNLKIKEVNKWVKPYEREKTISEPYIFASLFLDPTEYTDIKFYEVI, encoded by the exons ATGGATACGAATGTTAGTATGACTGTAGAAAGTGCTATAGAAATGTTCACATCTATCATGTGTTCTTTAAACGAAATTGGTaaacaaacatttttatcgttcATTGCTGATAATTGGAAACCACAGAATGTAAAGATAGAATCTCTTTCAAAGAATGCATATGGCATGGCAGGTGATTGTCACAACAAACATAGTTCACAGGAAGAAAAGTTAAACACTATAAAAGATATTGTCCTCAATATCAGAAATAAAGTACCAACAAGTGGAATATTTCCATCAGAGGAAATTGTATCACCAACGATTGGGCAG AACTCAGACTGTGATCCTTGTTCAACAAAACATGTTGATGCATTTCTTTATGATGAAAAAGAAGTAGATGAACTTATAGAAAGTGGGGAGCTGAATACTTTGTATTGTGCTGACTGTGGGTCCAGCAATATGAAACAATATA ATATCATTTCACACTCCTTATCAGTGGCTgctatattgtatatatttcacaGTGTTTTACCAAGTTTAAGTGAAAAAGTTGTACTTGACATAGGCTCTCGATTGGGTGCTGTTTTATATGGA GCATATACATTCACATCTGCCAAGAAGATTATTGGTGTTGAAATGAACAAAGAACTTTGCTCACTCCAAAATGACatagtaaataaatacaaaatgaatGATCGTATTGAGATTGTGAACAGGAGGATTGAGGAATGTCCTGAAATCATTCAGAAGAGTAATATCATCATTATACACAATCCATTTGAATTTTATGTTTCACACTCAGTACATAGAGACATTTGGGCTTTTTTAAAAGCCACTATCCAAAGTGGAACAATTCTAGTTACCAAACCATCCATTGAAACTActtttaaaaatctaaaaattaaagaagtaaataaatgGGTAAAGCCTTATGAACGAGAGAAGACTATATCAGAACCTTAcatatttgcatcattatttTTGGACCCTACTGAATATACAGATATTAAATTCTATGAAGTCATCTAA